TTTCATGATTATCCGTGCCCTTTCTATTGTTTTTGTGGCTGCCCTTTATACCGGATGTGCGAATGACTGCGGTGATGGTTACCGTAATCCAGATGAGCAATGTGATGACGGCAATCAAACCAATGGCGACGGTTGCAATGATAGCTGCCGAGTGGAAGATGAAACGGATAGCAGTGATCCGGCGGACAACAGCGATGCTACCGACTCTAGCGACCCAGCGGACAACAGCGATGCTTCTGACTCTAGCGACCCAGCGGACAACAGCGATGCTTCTGACTCTAGCGACCCAGCGGACAACAGCGATGCTTCTGACTCTAGCGACCCAGCGGACAACAG
The window above is part of the Deltaproteobacteria bacterium genome. Proteins encoded here:
- a CDS encoding DUF4215 domain-containing protein, whose product is MIIRALSIVFVAALYTGCANDCGDGYRNPDEQCDDGNQTNGDGCNDSCRVEDETDSSDPADNSDATDSSDPADNSDASDSSDPADNSDASDSSDPADNSDASDSSDPADN